In Pollutimonas sp. M17, a single genomic region encodes these proteins:
- the phaC gene encoding class I poly(R)-hydroxyalkanoic acid synthase: MRAPSSSSWPVPVSIAPDKLGAIQAEFSREWLRIAASAQQGSLEPPADRRFSKPAWAASPASLFSAHAYLLSARSMNQMLDAADLPEAVRSRLRFSLMQWLEAVSPSNFLASNPEAQQMLIQTQGQSLGKGMRNLLCDLQKGRLTQSDESGFELGGNLGVTPGEVVFQNPLMQVIQYAPQTAQVHKRPLLMVPPCINKFYILDLQAENSFVRHAVLEGFTVFLVSWRNPLDSDADGIDTATWGDYLRHGVLQAVDVVRDISGQDQINALGFCVGGTLLASALALAHAQGDDPAASLTLLTTLLDFDETGVLDVFVDEAHAQAREHQLGQGGLMTARELGTTFSFLRPGELVWNYVVGNYLKGEAPPAFDLLYWNADGTNLPGPFFAWYFRNTYLENNLKTPGRVQVDGHGLDLSTLAMPAYIYGSRDDHIVPWHSAYATTRLLRGPMRFVLGASGHIAGVINPPAKKRRSYWSHPADYPPSGMPGDPAGWFDAATEHPGSWWTDWTTWLASHSGSRVRARPKLGNARYRPLEAAPGSYVKVRAF; this comes from the coding sequence GTGAGAGCTCCGTCGTCATCATCGTGGCCCGTTCCGGTCAGCATTGCTCCGGACAAGCTCGGAGCAATTCAGGCAGAGTTCTCCCGCGAATGGCTGCGCATCGCCGCCAGCGCCCAGCAGGGTTCGCTCGAACCGCCGGCCGATCGCCGGTTCAGCAAGCCGGCCTGGGCGGCCAGTCCCGCATCCCTTTTTTCCGCGCACGCCTATCTGCTGTCGGCCAGGTCCATGAACCAGATGCTCGACGCGGCCGATCTTCCCGAAGCCGTGCGCAGCCGTTTGCGCTTTTCGCTCATGCAGTGGCTCGAGGCGGTCTCCCCCTCCAATTTCCTGGCAAGCAATCCCGAAGCTCAGCAAATGCTCATCCAGACTCAGGGCCAGTCCCTGGGCAAGGGCATGCGCAATCTGTTGTGCGACCTGCAAAAAGGGCGGCTTACCCAATCGGACGAATCCGGCTTCGAGCTGGGCGGCAACCTGGGCGTCACGCCGGGCGAAGTCGTGTTCCAGAATCCGCTCATGCAGGTGATCCAGTACGCGCCGCAAACCGCCCAGGTCCACAAAAGGCCTTTGCTGATGGTGCCGCCGTGCATCAACAAGTTCTACATACTCGACCTGCAAGCCGAAAACTCCTTCGTCAGGCATGCGGTACTGGAAGGCTTTACGGTTTTCCTGGTGTCCTGGCGCAATCCCCTGGATTCCGATGCCGACGGCATCGACACCGCAACCTGGGGCGATTACCTGCGGCACGGCGTGCTCCAGGCCGTCGACGTCGTGCGGGACATCTCCGGGCAGGACCAGATCAACGCGCTGGGCTTTTGCGTGGGCGGCACCTTGCTGGCCTCGGCGCTGGCGCTGGCGCATGCGCAGGGCGACGATCCCGCCGCCAGCCTGACCCTGCTCACCACGCTGCTCGATTTCGATGAAACCGGCGTGCTCGATGTCTTCGTCGATGAGGCGCACGCCCAGGCGCGGGAGCATCAACTGGGGCAGGGCGGACTGATGACCGCCCGGGAACTGGGCACGACATTTTCCTTTCTGCGTCCCGGCGAGCTCGTCTGGAACTATGTCGTGGGCAACTACCTGAAGGGCGAGGCGCCGCCCGCTTTCGACCTGCTTTACTGGAATGCCGACGGCACCAATCTTCCAGGGCCTTTCTTCGCCTGGTATTTCCGCAATACCTATCTCGAGAACAACCTGAAGACGCCGGGCCGCGTCCAGGTCGACGGCCATGGCCTGGACCTGAGCACGCTGGCCATGCCCGCCTACATATACGGCTCCCGCGACGATCATATCGTCCCCTGGCATTCGGCCTATGCCACGACCCGCCTGTTGCGCGGGCCCATGCGCTTCGTGCTGGGCGCTTCGGGCCATATCGCGGGCGTCATCAATCCGCCGGCCAAGAAGCGCCGCAGCTACTGGAGCCATCCGGCCGACTATCCGCCCTCGGGCATGCCGGGCGACCCGGCGGGCTGGTTCGACGCGGCCACCGAGCATCCGGGCAGTTGGTGGACCGACTGGACCACATGGCTGGCCTCGCATTCGGGAAGCCGGGTTCGCGCGCGGCCCAAATTGGGCAATGCGCGTTATCGGCCGCTGGAGGCGGCGCCCGGAAGCTATGTAAAGGTACGCGCATTTTGA
- the pgeF gene encoding peptidoglycan editing factor PgeF, translating into MDEVLPTVSGLPWTGVEYFSTTRRGGVSTGPWHSLNLGLHTGDDGEHVAANRKRLGAMAPSEPLWLKQVHGTDVFDADRPPDGTRDGALAAGVPVADAAVTATAGRVLAIMTADCLPVVLADTGGTVLGVAHAGWRGLAAGVLENTLRAMRGRAPAEAQWRAWIGPGISQRHFEVGDDVHQAFADADPATAAFFAEKGGGKWLADLPSIARHRLHKAGVGNVELSGQCTYGQADTYYSYRRQPATGRLATLAWLKPPAGSPVSHAADG; encoded by the coding sequence ATGGACGAGGTCCTGCCGACCGTTTCCGGCCTTCCCTGGACGGGGGTGGAGTATTTCAGCACGACACGCCGGGGCGGCGTCAGCACCGGGCCATGGCACTCCTTGAACCTGGGCCTTCATACCGGGGACGATGGCGAGCATGTGGCGGCGAACCGGAAGCGGCTCGGCGCCATGGCGCCGTCGGAACCCCTGTGGCTGAAGCAGGTGCATGGTACGGACGTCTTCGATGCGGACCGCCCGCCTGACGGCACGCGGGACGGCGCTTTGGCGGCAGGCGTCCCTGTTGCCGATGCCGCCGTCACGGCAACGGCGGGAAGGGTGCTGGCCATCATGACGGCCGACTGCCTGCCTGTGGTGCTGGCCGACACCGGCGGCACAGTCCTGGGCGTGGCGCATGCCGGATGGCGGGGGCTGGCCGCAGGCGTGCTCGAGAACACCCTGCGGGCCATGCGCGGGCGCGCACCCGCAGAGGCGCAGTGGCGGGCCTGGATAGGCCCCGGCATCAGCCAGCGCCATTTCGAGGTGGGCGACGATGTTCACCAGGCCTTCGCCGACGCCGACCCCGCCACCGCCGCCTTCTTTGCCGAAAAGGGAGGCGGAAAATGGCTGGCCGACCTGCCTTCGATTGCGCGGCATCGCCTGCACAAAGCGGGCGTCGGCAACGTGGAACTGAGCGGGCAATGCACATACGGCCAGGCGGACACCTACTACTCCTATCGGCGCCAACCCGCCACCGGCCGTTTGGCTACCCTGGCCTGGCTGAAGCCGCCCGCCGGCAGCCCCGTATCGCACGCCGCGGACGGGTAG
- a CDS encoding RluA family pseudouridine synthase yields the protein MPDTDIAKESFSSAAPLEFQIPYTALPERLDKVLARLVPDHSRSRLQGWIEAGHVLVNGQPGRIKQMANPGDKLLVYEQAAPESQAFTPQDVDFTTLDESPDWIVVCKPAGLVTHPGAGNWQGTLLNGLLYRYPELARVARAGIVHRLDKDTSGLLVVARHEKAQTHLIRQLQARSVSREYIALVHGRLTRPGTVRLDIGRDPRVPVRMAVENPIAPKPAITHYTPLRVGQAAPGEGATVTQVACKLETGRTHQIRAHMMSLRHPLVGDALYGGRSVGGAQRQLLHARALAFDDFSSGGRVSFQAPLAEDFQRVLDGIEWEE from the coding sequence ATGCCTGACACAGATATCGCCAAAGAAAGTTTTTCGTCGGCCGCGCCGCTTGAATTCCAGATTCCCTATACGGCACTGCCGGAGCGGCTCGACAAGGTTCTGGCCCGGCTGGTGCCCGATCATTCCCGCAGCAGGCTCCAAGGGTGGATAGAGGCCGGCCATGTGCTGGTCAATGGCCAGCCGGGCCGCATCAAGCAGATGGCCAACCCGGGCGACAAGCTGCTGGTTTATGAACAGGCCGCTCCCGAGTCGCAGGCCTTCACGCCCCAGGACGTCGACTTCACGACGCTGGATGAAAGTCCCGACTGGATCGTCGTCTGCAAGCCCGCCGGACTGGTCACCCACCCGGGGGCCGGCAACTGGCAGGGCACGCTGCTGAACGGCCTGCTTTACCGTTACCCGGAACTGGCCCGGGTGGCGCGCGCGGGCATCGTCCATCGCCTGGACAAGGACACCTCCGGCTTGCTGGTGGTGGCCCGGCACGAAAAAGCCCAGACGCATCTGATCCGCCAATTGCAGGCGCGCAGCGTCAGCCGCGAATACATTGCCCTGGTCCATGGCCGCCTGACCCGGCCGGGCACCGTCAGGCTGGATATCGGCCGCGACCCGCGCGTGCCGGTGCGCATGGCTGTCGAGAACCCCATCGCGCCCAAGCCGGCGATCACGCATTACACGCCGCTGCGGGTCGGGCAGGCCGCTCCGGGCGAGGGCGCCACCGTCACTCAGGTCGCCTGCAAGCTGGAAACCGGCCGCACGCATCAGATCCGCGCGCACATGATGAGCTTGCGCCATCCGCTGGTCGGCGACGCGCTGTATGGCGGAAGGTCTGTTGGCGGCGCCCAGCGCCAGCTGCTGCATGCGCGGGCGCTTGCCTTCGATGATTTTTCCAGCGGCGGGCGGGTGTCTTTCCAGGCGCCGCTGGCCGAGGATTTTCAGCGCGTGCTCGATGGCATCGAGTGGGAGGAATGA
- a CDS encoding outer membrane protein assembly factor BamD — MDFNQSRFPGFARLSHAALALLAVVLIAGCGSIKGEKDPTAGWSAERLYQDARTEISAGNWKDARTRLEAVEARYPFGGYAQQSLIDQAYVNWKDDEPEQALAAIDRFQQQYPNHAGTDYMLYLKGLITFTPPSASFTKFTRQDPSERDPKGLRESYESFNELIKRYPDSRYTADAKKRVTWLVGTIAQNEVHVAQYYYERGAYVAAINRAQTVITDFQGVPIAEKALYIIYLSYDKLGLTELRDDAKRVLDQNFPNSKFYEQGLDEPGGSYWNPINWF; from the coding sequence ATCGACTTCAATCAATCCCGATTTCCCGGCTTCGCGCGGTTAAGTCACGCCGCCCTCGCCCTCCTTGCCGTTGTGCTGATCGCCGGATGCGGATCCATCAAGGGCGAGAAAGACCCCACCGCCGGCTGGAGCGCCGAGCGCCTGTACCAGGATGCCCGCACGGAAATCAGCGCCGGCAACTGGAAAGACGCGCGCACCCGCCTGGAAGCCGTCGAAGCGCGCTATCCCTTTGGCGGCTATGCGCAGCAGTCGCTGATCGACCAGGCATACGTTAACTGGAAAGACGACGAACCCGAGCAGGCCCTGGCCGCCATCGACCGATTCCAGCAGCAGTATCCCAACCATGCCGGCACCGACTACATGCTGTACCTGAAGGGGCTGATCACCTTCACGCCCCCCAGCGCCTCGTTCACCAAATTCACGCGCCAGGATCCCAGCGAACGCGATCCCAAGGGCCTGAGGGAATCGTACGAGTCGTTCAACGAACTCATCAAGCGCTATCCCGACAGCCGCTATACCGCCGACGCCAAGAAACGCGTAACCTGGCTGGTCGGCACGATTGCGCAGAACGAAGTGCACGTTGCCCAGTATTACTACGAGCGCGGCGCCTACGTGGCGGCGATCAACCGGGCGCAAACCGTCATCACCGACTTCCAGGGCGTCCCCATTGCCGAAAAAGCCCTGTACATCATCTACCTGTCCTACGACAAGCTGGGCCTGACCGAGCTGCGCGACGATGCAAAACGCGTGCTCGACCAGAACTTTCCCAACAGCAAGTTCTACGAACAGGGCCTGGACGAGCCGGGCGGCAGCTACTGGAATCCCATCAACTGGTTCTGA
- a CDS encoding ATP-dependent DNA helicase: MLLQELSDIFSPDGPLAKAVPDYRPRQAQLELAQAIEEALQTHSTLIAEAGTGTGKTWAYLVPAFLSGRKVLVSTGTRTLQDQLFRRDLPRLRQALALPITVALLKGRGNYVCHYHLERLQGDDRALKSRAEISQLRHIQVFAQQSRSGDRSDLAEVPEDADIWNRVTSTRENCLGQECPHVRDCFVMKARRQAQDADLVVVNHALFMADLALREEGITDLLPTVELVVFDEAHQLPDVATRFLGTSVSSHQLLDLARAAEAAGLAHARESTNWSEAGKKIEHAARQLRLAAAPIEKMPGRKATFQAIPNPDEFDAALSELLDVLDKSSQLLSVVSEKHPDLAAVSKTCLDLRARLYLWSQPDRQGGNTLKPPVAEGAQAADEDQAAVRWVEHSLHHMRLHSAPLSVARIFSRYRGKEQTWVLTSATLSVHGDFNHFLRQLGLWDAKTLRWDSPFDYSAQGVLYVPKALPLPSDRHFNERFVDVLLPLIRASAGGVLVLCTTLRAVDRIAELLEERFEDEDIDRPLLRQGESSRRALLERFRAANNAVLVGSASFWEGIDVPGNALTLVAIDKLPFAPPDDPVLEARLTLCRSQGGNPFMEYQLPEAAIALKQGAGRLIRSEGDWGVLVVGDTRIVEKPYGKLLWRGLPPFSRTREPGQVVAFFEKKQAG, from the coding sequence ATGCTTTTGCAAGAACTCTCCGATATCTTTTCGCCCGACGGCCCCCTGGCCAAGGCCGTGCCGGACTACCGTCCGCGGCAGGCCCAGCTGGAGCTCGCACAGGCCATCGAAGAGGCCTTGCAAACCCATTCCACGCTGATCGCCGAGGCGGGCACGGGCACAGGCAAGACCTGGGCCTACCTGGTGCCCGCTTTTCTCAGCGGACGCAAGGTGCTGGTGTCCACAGGCACGCGCACGCTGCAGGACCAATTGTTCCGCCGCGATCTGCCCCGGCTGCGCCAGGCGCTGGCGCTGCCCATTACGGTGGCGCTGCTCAAGGGCCGCGGCAACTACGTATGCCACTATCACCTCGAGCGCCTGCAGGGCGACGACAGGGCGCTGAAGTCCCGCGCGGAAATCAGCCAATTGCGCCATATCCAGGTGTTTGCGCAGCAATCGCGCAGCGGCGACCGCAGCGATCTGGCCGAAGTGCCCGAAGACGCCGACATCTGGAACCGCGTCACGTCCACGCGCGAGAACTGCCTGGGCCAGGAGTGCCCGCATGTGCGGGATTGCTTCGTCATGAAGGCCAGGCGCCAGGCGCAGGACGCCGACCTGGTGGTGGTCAATCACGCCTTGTTCATGGCCGACCTGGCCCTGCGCGAAGAGGGCATCACCGATCTGCTTCCCACCGTCGAACTGGTGGTGTTCGACGAGGCGCATCAATTGCCCGACGTCGCCACGCGCTTCCTGGGCACCAGCGTGTCGTCGCATCAGTTGCTCGACCTGGCGCGCGCGGCCGAAGCGGCCGGGCTGGCCCATGCGCGCGAATCCACCAACTGGAGCGAGGCGGGCAAGAAGATCGAGCATGCGGCACGCCAGTTGCGGCTGGCCGCGGCGCCCATCGAAAAAATGCCCGGGCGCAAGGCCACCTTCCAGGCCATACCCAATCCGGACGAATTCGATGCGGCCCTGTCCGAACTGCTGGACGTGCTGGACAAAAGCTCGCAACTGCTTTCGGTGGTCAGCGAGAAACACCCCGACCTGGCCGCGGTTTCCAAGACCTGCCTGGACCTTCGCGCCCGCCTGTACCTATGGAGCCAGCCCGACCGCCAGGGCGGCAACACGCTCAAGCCGCCCGTTGCGGAAGGCGCGCAGGCTGCGGACGAGGACCAGGCCGCCGTCCGATGGGTGGAGCACAGCCTGCATCATATGCGGCTGCACAGCGCGCCTTTGTCGGTGGCCCGGATTTTTTCCCGCTATCGAGGCAAGGAGCAGACCTGGGTGCTGACTTCCGCCACCTTGTCCGTGCACGGCGATTTCAATCATTTCCTGCGCCAGCTCGGGCTTTGGGACGCGAAGACCTTGCGCTGGGATTCGCCTTTCGACTATTCCGCCCAGGGCGTCCTGTATGTCCCCAAGGCGCTGCCCCTGCCCAGCGACCGCCATTTCAATGAACGCTTCGTCGACGTGCTGCTGCCGCTGATCCGGGCATCGGCGGGCGGCGTGCTGGTGCTCTGCACGACACTGCGGGCCGTGGACCGGATCGCCGAGTTGCTTGAGGAGCGCTTCGAGGACGAGGACATAGACCGGCCGCTGCTGCGGCAGGGCGAAAGTTCGCGCCGGGCGCTGCTGGAGCGCTTCCGGGCGGCCAACAACGCGGTGCTGGTGGGCAGCGCCAGTTTCTGGGAAGGCATAGATGTGCCGGGCAATGCGCTGACCCTGGTGGCCATCGACAAGCTGCCCTTCGCGCCGCCCGACGATCCCGTCCTGGAGGCTCGCCTGACTCTGTGCCGCAGCCAGGGCGGCAACCCCTTCATGGAATACCAACTGCCCGAGGCCGCCATTGCACTGAAGCAGGGCGCGGGCCGCTTGATACGGTCGGAAGGGGATTGGGGCGTGCTGGTGGTGGGCGACACCCGTATCGTGGAAAAGCCCTACGGAAAGCTGCTGTGGCGCGGGCTGCCGCCGTTTTCACGCACCCGCGAGCCCGGACAGGTCGTGGCTTTTTTCGAGAAAAAACAGGCCGGCTGA
- the tex gene encoding RNA-binding transcriptional accessory protein Tex, with amino-acid sequence MTDTPVQAPSGSFQDAVDPARIVALLANELNVRAAQVAATVELLDGGATVPFIARYRKEATGGLDDTVLRNLEVRLLYVRELESRRAAILDSVHQQGKLTPELQQEINAADTKQRLEDLYAPYKPKRRTRAQIAREAGLEPLADAILADANCDPAVLAEGYLNAEASINDAKAALDGARDILAERYAEDADLLANMREHLWSTGLLYSKVVDGKENEGDNFRDWFDFSETLRSLPSHRVLALLRGRQQGALDIRLGLEAELEAQTPHPCVQRIADFLRVGADFGLDAAPRGRWLGEVCRWTWRVKLLTAFESELVGRLRETAEQEAIRVFAANLKDLLLAAPAGPKSVLGLDPGIRTGVKVAAIDATGKVLDTATVYPFEPRRDREGSINTLAALVARHRIELVAIGNGTASRETEKLVIDMLEKFPDLKLTRVMVSEAGASVYSASELAAHEFPDLDVSLRGAVSIARRLQDPLAELVKIEPKAIGVGQYQHDVNQRELARSLDAVIEDCVNAVGVDVNTASAPLLTRVSGLNSLLARNIVAWRDENGAFPNRKALLKVPRFGDKAFEQAAGFLRIPNGDNPLDASAVHPEAYPVVQRILEKIKAEANSIMGQPGALKGVSPSEFTNERFGLPTVKDIFQEIEKPGRDPRPEFKTAQFKEGINTINDLHAGMILEGVVTNVANFGAFVDVGVHQDGLVHISALSETFVKDPRDVVRVGQTVKVKVQEVDVARKRIGLTMRLNDDAAPVRRGGDDRRPGGDRRAGPGGGARRGPQQRNPEPAGQGAMAAAFAKLKR; translated from the coding sequence ATGACCGATACCCCTGTTCAAGCACCATCCGGCTCCTTCCAGGACGCCGTGGACCCCGCCCGTATTGTCGCCTTGCTGGCCAATGAGCTGAATGTGCGCGCCGCGCAGGTCGCCGCCACGGTCGAGTTGCTGGACGGCGGAGCCACGGTCCCCTTCATCGCCCGATACAGGAAAGAGGCAACCGGCGGCCTGGACGATACCGTGCTGCGCAACCTGGAGGTCAGGCTGCTTTACGTGCGCGAACTGGAATCGCGCCGCGCGGCCATCCTGGATTCGGTGCATCAGCAGGGCAAGCTTACGCCGGAGCTGCAGCAGGAAATCAATGCCGCCGATACCAAGCAGCGCCTGGAAGACCTGTATGCGCCCTACAAGCCCAAGCGCCGCACGCGCGCCCAGATCGCCCGCGAGGCGGGCCTGGAACCGCTGGCCGACGCGATCCTGGCGGACGCCAACTGCGATCCCGCCGTGCTCGCCGAAGGCTACCTGAACGCCGAAGCCTCGATCAACGACGCGAAAGCCGCGCTGGACGGCGCCCGCGACATACTGGCCGAACGCTATGCCGAAGACGCCGATCTGCTGGCCAATATGCGCGAACACTTGTGGAGCACCGGCCTGCTGTATTCCAAGGTCGTCGACGGCAAGGAAAACGAAGGCGACAATTTCCGGGACTGGTTCGACTTCAGCGAGACCCTGCGCTCCCTGCCCTCCCATCGAGTCCTGGCGCTGCTGCGCGGCCGCCAGCAGGGCGCCCTGGACATCCGCCTGGGCCTGGAGGCCGAGCTGGAAGCCCAGACGCCCCACCCCTGCGTGCAGCGCATCGCCGACTTCCTGCGCGTCGGCGCCGACTTCGGGCTCGACGCCGCGCCTCGCGGGCGCTGGCTGGGCGAAGTGTGCCGCTGGACCTGGCGCGTGAAGCTGCTGACCGCCTTCGAATCGGAACTGGTCGGCCGCCTGCGCGAGACCGCCGAGCAGGAAGCCATACGCGTCTTCGCCGCCAACCTGAAGGACCTGCTGCTGGCGGCGCCCGCCGGCCCCAAATCGGTGCTGGGCCTAGATCCTGGCATACGCACCGGCGTGAAGGTCGCCGCCATCGACGCCACCGGCAAGGTCCTGGACACCGCAACGGTTTATCCTTTCGAGCCGCGCCGCGACCGCGAAGGCAGCATCAACACCCTGGCCGCCCTGGTCGCCCGGCACAGGATCGAGCTGGTCGCCATCGGCAACGGCACCGCCTCGCGCGAGACCGAAAAGCTGGTCATCGACATGCTCGAGAAATTCCCCGACCTGAAATTGACGCGCGTCATGGTGTCCGAAGCCGGCGCATCGGTCTATTCCGCGTCGGAACTGGCCGCGCACGAATTCCCTGACCTGGACGTCAGCCTGCGCGGAGCGGTCTCCATTGCGCGCCGCTTGCAGGACCCGCTGGCCGAACTGGTCAAGATCGAGCCCAAGGCCATCGGCGTGGGCCAGTACCAGCACGACGTCAACCAGCGCGAGCTGGCCCGTTCGCTGGATGCGGTCATCGAAGACTGCGTGAACGCCGTGGGTGTTGATGTCAACACCGCCTCGGCTCCGCTGCTGACACGCGTCTCGGGCCTGAATTCCCTGCTGGCCAGGAACATCGTCGCCTGGCGCGACGAGAATGGCGCCTTCCCCAACCGCAAGGCCTTGCTGAAAGTGCCGCGCTTCGGCGACAAGGCATTCGAGCAGGCCGCCGGCTTCCTGCGCATCCCCAACGGCGACAACCCGCTGGACGCCTCGGCGGTGCACCCCGAAGCCTATCCGGTGGTCCAGCGCATACTGGAGAAAATCAAGGCCGAGGCAAACAGCATCATGGGCCAGCCCGGCGCCCTGAAAGGCGTCTCTCCCTCCGAGTTCACCAACGAGCGCTTCGGCTTGCCCACGGTGAAGGACATCTTCCAGGAAATCGAGAAGCCGGGCCGCGACCCGCGGCCCGAGTTCAAGACGGCGCAGTTCAAGGAAGGCATCAATACCATCAACGATCTGCACGCCGGCATGATTCTGGAAGGCGTGGTAACCAACGTTGCCAACTTCGGCGCCTTTGTCGACGTGGGCGTGCACCAGGACGGGCTGGTCCACATCTCGGCCCTGTCGGAAACCTTCGTGAAGGATCCCCGCGACGTCGTGCGCGTGGGCCAGACGGTCAAAGTAAAGGTTCAGGAAGTGGACGTCGCCCGCAAGCGCATCGGCCTGACCATGCGCCTGAACGACGATGCCGCCCCTGTTCGGCGCGGCGGGGACGACCGGCGCCCGGGCGGCGATCGGCGGGCTGGGCCCGGCGGCGGCGCCAGGCGCGGTCCGCAACAGCGCAATCCCGAGCCCGCCGGCCAGGGCGCCATGGCGGCCGCCTTCGCCAAGCTGAAAAGGTAG
- a CDS encoding tryptophan--tRNA ligase — protein sequence MNTRVLTGITTSGTPHLGNYAGAIRPSIQASVQPGVDAFYFMADYHALIKCDDPQRIARSRLEIAATWIAAGLDPEKVTFYRQSDIPEIPELCWMLTCVTAKGLMNRAHAYKASVDQNVARQAEPDDGITMGLFSYPVLMAADILMFNANKVPVGRDQIQHLEMTRDIAQRFNHLYGNGADFFVLPEVQIDDEVATLPGLDGRKMSKSYDNTIPLFEGGAKGLRSAVMRIVTDSRQPGEAKDAEGSHLYTLYRAFATPAESAVFRQELEGGMGWGDAKQRLFERIEQDLAPMREVYAELMSRPDRIEDILQAGAAKARRLSQPLMAALREAVGLRASAAPARAASASTKKAAGKRARFVSFRDEGGLFRFRLLAGDGQELFLSESFDNPKAAGAAIKGLQGAPLDSLIAREGGQAVMSLDGAVVGRFDAARLDQVRQALADMAQD from the coding sequence CTTCGGGAACGCCGCACCTGGGCAATTACGCCGGGGCCATCCGTCCGTCCATCCAGGCCAGCGTCCAGCCCGGCGTCGATGCCTTTTACTTCATGGCCGATTATCACGCGCTTATAAAGTGCGACGATCCGCAACGCATCGCGCGGTCGAGGCTGGAAATTGCGGCGACCTGGATCGCGGCGGGGCTGGATCCCGAGAAAGTCACGTTCTACCGGCAGTCGGACATTCCTGAAATACCCGAGCTATGCTGGATGCTGACCTGCGTGACGGCCAAGGGCCTGATGAACCGCGCCCACGCTTACAAGGCTTCGGTCGACCAGAACGTGGCGCGGCAGGCCGAGCCCGACGACGGCATCACCATGGGCCTGTTTTCCTACCCCGTGCTCATGGCCGCCGACATCCTGATGTTCAACGCCAACAAGGTGCCGGTGGGGCGCGACCAGATACAGCATCTGGAAATGACGCGCGACATCGCCCAAAGATTCAACCATCTGTATGGCAACGGCGCCGACTTCTTCGTCTTGCCGGAGGTCCAGATCGACGACGAGGTGGCCACGCTGCCCGGTCTGGATGGGCGCAAGATGTCCAAGAGCTACGACAACACCATTCCCCTGTTCGAAGGCGGAGCCAAGGGTCTGCGCTCGGCGGTGATGCGCATTGTGACCGACTCGCGTCAGCCGGGCGAAGCCAAGGATGCGGAAGGCTCGCACCTGTACACCTTGTACCGCGCCTTCGCCACGCCGGCCGAATCCGCCGTTTTCCGGCAGGAGCTGGAGGGCGGAATGGGCTGGGGCGATGCCAAGCAGCGCCTGTTCGAACGCATCGAGCAGGACCTGGCTCCCATGCGTGAGGTCTATGCCGAGCTGATGTCCAGGCCCGACCGCATCGAAGACATCCTGCAAGCCGGCGCCGCCAAGGCAAGGCGCCTGTCGCAACCCTTGATGGCGGCCTTGCGCGAAGCCGTCGGCTTGCGCGCATCGGCGGCCCCCGCGCGGGCGGCTTCGGCGTCCACGAAGAAGGCCGCCGGGAAGCGCGCCCGCTTCGTGAGCTTTCGCGACGAGGGCGGCCTGTTCCGCTTCCGCCTGCTGGCCGGCGACGGCCAGGAACTGTTCTTGTCCGAAAGCTTCGACAACCCCAAGGCGGCCGGCGCGGCCATCAAGGGCTTGCAAGGCGCGCCCCTGGACAGCCTGATCGCCCGGGAGGGCGGCCAGGCGGTGATGTCCCTGGATGGTGCCGTGGTGGGGCGCTTCGATGCCGCCCGCCTCGATCAGGTCAGGCAAGCCCTGGCGGACATGGCCCAGGATTAG